In a single window of the Deinococcus aetherius genome:
- a CDS encoding DoxX family protein, producing MKRQPEVALALVRAVVGVVFALHGADKIFGSGLEAVTANFGAWRVPLPLLTAPLVAVLELAGGVLLVLGLGARPIAAALAAEMLAAIWFVHRGGGFFAPRGVELPLLLLVGCAAVALGGPGRPAFERSEAPPPPVQRTQAKRGRKGHG from the coding sequence GTGAAGCGCCAGCCCGAGGTCGCGCTCGCCCTGGTGCGGGCCGTGGTCGGCGTGGTCTTCGCCCTGCACGGGGCGGACAAGATTTTCGGGTCGGGGTTGGAGGCGGTCACCGCGAACTTCGGGGCGTGGCGGGTGCCCCTCCCCCTCCTCACCGCCCCGCTCGTCGCCGTGCTGGAACTGGCGGGCGGGGTGCTGCTCGTTCTGGGGCTCGGGGCCCGGCCCATCGCGGCGGCGCTGGCCGCCGAGATGCTGGCGGCGATCTGGTTCGTCCACCGGGGGGGTGGGTTCTTCGCCCCGCGCGGGGTGGAGTTGCCCCTGCTGCTGCTTGTCGGCTGCGCGGCGGTGGCGCTGGGGGGACCGGGCAGACCCGCCTTCGAGCGGTCGGAAGCGCCTCCTCCCCCTGTCCAGCGCACCCAGGCGAAGCGGGGACGCAAGGGCCACGGTTAA
- a CDS encoding BMP family lipoprotein, with product MKKFLTLALALTSSLAFAQGALRVGMAYDAGGKFDRSFNQSAYEGGKRAVKNLGVQLKDFEPGDPSQVIQGIRSFANEGFDLTVGVGFANNASITQVAKENPDLYFGLVDDVSPQKNVASLVFAEQEGSYLVGYLAGLNSSTGVVGFVGGMDIPLIHKFEAGYTAGVKAANPNARVIAQYVGTTPEAWNNPGKAKEIAASMRAKGADIIFAAAGASGNGVIDYVKQTQCLKAANLPSGVKFTSNNFAKVTKSASYRQACAGNTRPLFFIGVDSNQNYLGDFDKNPATLNHGLTSMLKRVDNAVYSLINDVKNDRFKGGERRFGLKEGGVGYAVDQYNRALIPSSQVARVEAAKARIISGAIKVPTK from the coding sequence ATGAAGAAATTTCTGACGCTGGCCCTGGCCCTGACCTCTTCTCTCGCGTTCGCGCAGGGCGCCCTGCGCGTGGGCATGGCCTACGACGCGGGCGGCAAGTTCGACCGCTCCTTCAACCAGAGCGCCTACGAGGGCGGCAAGCGCGCCGTCAAGAACCTCGGCGTGCAGCTCAAGGACTTCGAGCCGGGCGACCCCAGCCAGGTGATCCAGGGCATCCGCTCCTTCGCCAACGAGGGCTTCGACCTGACCGTCGGTGTGGGCTTCGCCAACAACGCCTCGATCACCCAGGTCGCCAAGGAGAACCCCGACCTCTACTTCGGCCTGGTGGACGACGTGAGCCCGCAGAAGAACGTGGCGAGCCTCGTCTTCGCCGAGCAGGAGGGCAGCTACCTCGTGGGCTACCTCGCCGGGCTGAACTCCTCCACGGGCGTGGTGGGCTTTGTCGGCGGCATGGACATCCCCCTGATCCACAAGTTCGAGGCCGGGTACACGGCGGGCGTGAAGGCCGCCAACCCTAATGCGCGCGTCATCGCCCAGTACGTCGGCACCACGCCCGAGGCGTGGAACAACCCCGGCAAGGCCAAGGAGATCGCGGCCTCCATGCGCGCCAAGGGGGCGGACATCATCTTCGCGGCGGCGGGCGCCAGCGGCAACGGCGTGATCGACTACGTCAAGCAGACCCAGTGCCTGAAGGCGGCGAATCTGCCCAGCGGCGTGAAGTTCACCTCCAACAACTTCGCCAAGGTGACCAAGAGCGCCAGCTACCGCCAGGCGTGCGCGGGCAACACCCGGCCCCTGTTCTTCATCGGCGTGGACTCGAACCAGAACTACCTGGGCGACTTCGACAAGAACCCCGCCACCCTCAACCACGGCCTGACCTCCATGCTCAAGCGGGTGGACAACGCCGTGTACTCGCTCATCAACGACGTGAAGAACGACCGCTTCAAGGGCGGCGAGCGCCGCTTCGGCCTGAAGGAAGGCGGCGTGGGCTACGCGGTCGACCAGTACAACCGCGCCCTGATCCCCAGCAGCCAGGTCGCCCGGGTCGAGGCCGCCAAGGCGCGCATCATCAGCGGCGCGATCAAGGTGCCCACGAAGTAA
- a CDS encoding bleomycin resistance protein encodes MPAPRIVPELYSSDFAASLDFYTRVLGFRVVYARPEDRFAYLDLGGAELMLEQTTDPARTFIAGELEHPFGRGLHLQVEVEDVESMYGRVLEAGSRVLLPLEDRWYRQGDREAGNRQFVVLDPDGYVLRPFESLGTRPARNSRK; translated from the coding sequence GTGCCCGCTCCCCGGATCGTCCCCGAACTGTATTCCTCCGACTTCGCCGCCTCGCTGGACTTCTATACGCGGGTCCTGGGCTTCCGCGTCGTCTATGCCCGCCCCGAGGACCGCTTCGCCTATCTGGACCTGGGCGGCGCCGAGTTGATGCTGGAGCAGACGACCGACCCGGCCCGGACGTTCATCGCCGGGGAACTGGAGCACCCCTTCGGCCGTGGGTTGCACCTCCAGGTCGAGGTGGAGGACGTGGAGAGCATGTACGGGCGGGTTCTTGAGGCGGGGAGCCGAGTCCTCCTTCCCCTCGAAGACCGCTGGTATCGGCAAGGGGACCGGGAGGCCGGGAACCGTCAGTTCGTGGTGCTGGACCCCGACGGCTATGTCCTGCGGCCCTTCGAGTCCCTGGGGACCCGTCCTGCACGCAACTCCCGGAAGTGA
- the ligA gene encoding NAD-dependent DNA ligase LigA — MDQPAPDPSAAVHADVTGAQSTEEQYRALRAEVERHARAYYELDAPEIPDDVYDRMVRELRAIEELHPEWAVGPTPTGQVGGAPSGAFQHVNHPTPMTSLDNVFDDEELAEWQEKLARALNLPPDYDGFTYTGELKIDGLSVNLYYVDGVLQWGATRGNGVTGEMVTEQVLTVPGIPREIPGLKGELEVRGEVYLSRADFAAYNARAEELGTPLLKNPRNGAAGALRQKDPEVTRSRNLKALFYSLGKRDGVPVRSQSELLAWLAGHGFPTSRYSETFTGIKAAADYHRRMTEGRAGFEFDADGTVLKLDSLRLQDEAGFTSRAPRWAIAYKFPVEEVETVLEQIVINVGRTGKLAPLAHLSPRLIEGSTVSRATLHNEDYIRDMDLRIGDTVVVRKSGGVIPQIMRVVVDKRPEGAVPFEFPTHCPECAHEAVRAEGDANTYCPNPACPAQQYERLRYFVSKGAMDVRGLGDKMIEQLLSVGLVKDAADLYTLTAEQLAELERSGEKKAANVLAQLEASKTRPLWRLINALGISHVGERGAQTLAREFGTLDALLAATPERIEAISGMGATLAQSVTAALADENMRGLLRRLREYGVNPVEETVQRGAALAGLNFVVTGTLSRPREEIKALLEREGARVTGSVTKKTDYLIAGEDAGGKLDRARELGTEVLDEAGLSALLEERGVVGG; from the coding sequence ATGGATCAGCCCGCCCCGGACCCGTCCGCCGCCGTCCACGCCGATGTCACGGGGGCCCAGTCCACCGAGGAACAGTACCGTGCCCTGCGCGCCGAGGTCGAGCGCCACGCCCGCGCGTATTACGAACTGGACGCCCCCGAGATCCCCGACGACGTGTACGACCGGATGGTGCGGGAACTGCGGGCTATCGAGGAACTGCACCCCGAGTGGGCGGTCGGCCCCACTCCCACCGGGCAGGTCGGCGGGGCGCCCAGCGGGGCCTTCCAGCACGTCAACCACCCCACGCCCATGACCAGCCTCGACAACGTGTTCGACGACGAGGAACTGGCCGAGTGGCAGGAGAAGCTGGCGCGGGCCCTGAACCTCCCCCCCGACTACGACGGCTTCACGTACACCGGGGAACTCAAGATCGACGGCCTGAGCGTCAATCTCTACTACGTGGACGGCGTCTTGCAGTGGGGGGCGACGCGGGGGAACGGCGTGACCGGCGAGATGGTCACCGAGCAGGTCCTCACCGTCCCCGGCATCCCGCGCGAGATTCCGGGGCTCAAGGGCGAGTTGGAGGTGCGCGGCGAGGTCTATCTCTCGCGGGCCGACTTCGCCGCCTACAACGCGCGGGCGGAGGAGTTGGGCACGCCGCTCCTCAAGAATCCGCGCAACGGGGCCGCCGGGGCGCTGCGGCAGAAGGACCCGGAGGTGACCCGCTCCCGGAACCTCAAGGCGCTCTTCTACAGCCTGGGCAAGCGGGACGGGGTGCCCGTGCGCTCGCAGTCCGAACTCCTCGCCTGGCTCGCCGGGCACGGCTTCCCCACCAGCCGCTACTCGGAGACCTTCACGGGGATCAAAGCCGCCGCCGACTACCACCGCCGCATGACCGAGGGGCGGGCGGGGTTCGAGTTCGACGCGGACGGCACGGTGCTCAAGCTCGACTCCCTGCGCCTTCAGGACGAGGCGGGCTTCACCAGCCGGGCGCCGAGATGGGCCATCGCCTACAAATTCCCGGTGGAGGAGGTCGAGACGGTCCTCGAACAGATCGTCATCAACGTGGGCCGCACCGGGAAGCTCGCGCCGCTGGCGCACCTCTCGCCCCGCCTGATCGAGGGGAGCACCGTCAGCCGCGCGACCCTGCACAACGAGGACTACATCCGCGACATGGACCTGCGTATCGGGGACACGGTGGTCGTCCGCAAGTCGGGCGGCGTGATTCCCCAGATCATGCGGGTGGTGGTGGACAAGCGGCCCGAGGGCGCCGTGCCCTTCGAGTTCCCCACCCACTGCCCCGAGTGTGCTCATGAGGCGGTGCGGGCGGAGGGGGACGCCAACACCTACTGCCCCAACCCCGCCTGCCCCGCCCAACAGTACGAGCGGCTGCGCTACTTCGTGAGCAAGGGGGCGATGGACGTGCGCGGCCTCGGGGACAAGATGATCGAGCAGCTCCTGAGCGTCGGCCTGGTGAAAGACGCCGCCGACCTCTATACGCTGACGGCCGAGCAACTCGCCGAACTGGAGCGCAGCGGCGAGAAGAAGGCGGCGAACGTCCTCGCCCAACTGGAGGCGAGCAAGACGCGGCCCCTGTGGCGGCTGATCAACGCGCTCGGCATCAGCCACGTCGGCGAGCGGGGGGCCCAGACCCTTGCCCGCGAGTTCGGGACGCTCGACGCGCTGCTCGCCGCCACGCCCGAGCGGATCGAGGCGATCTCGGGGATGGGCGCCACCCTCGCCCAGAGCGTGACGGCCGCCCTCGCCGACGAGAACATGCGGGGGCTCCTGCGCCGTCTGCGCGAGTACGGGGTCAATCCGGTCGAGGAGACCGTCCAGCGCGGCGCCGCCCTCGCCGGGCTGAATTTCGTCGTCACCGGCACCCTCTCCCGCCCCCGCGAGGAGATCAAGGCCCTGCTGGAGCGTGAGGGCGCCCGGGTGACAGGCAGCGTGACCAAGAAGACCGACTACCTGATCGCCGGGGAGGACGCCGGGGGCAAGCTCGACCGGGCGCGCGAGCTGGGGACGGAGGTGCTGGACGAGGCGGGGCTCTCGGCGTTGCTGGAGGAGCGGGGAGTGGTGGGTGGGTAG
- a CDS encoding Asp23/Gls24 family envelope stress response protein, which yields MEVEISRSVLTDIAQTTLDGIEGIEVAPASLRPSEVGEALRQQGGGPRRPRALRVTRDGQNVTVDVGLNVEYGRNLVGVARQAQQAVCENVELMTGLKVRAVNVTVLGVTLPKGNA from the coding sequence ATGGAAGTGGAGATCAGCAGGAGTGTCCTGACGGACATCGCGCAGACGACCCTCGACGGCATCGAGGGCATCGAGGTCGCGCCCGCGAGCCTCAGGCCCAGCGAGGTGGGCGAGGCGTTGCGCCAGCAGGGCGGCGGGCCGCGCCGTCCCCGGGCGCTGCGGGTGACGCGCGACGGGCAGAACGTGACGGTGGACGTGGGCCTGAACGTGGAGTACGGGCGCAACCTCGTCGGGGTGGCGCGGCAGGCGCAGCAGGCGGTGTGCGAGAACGTGGAGCTGATGACCGGCCTGAAGGTGCGGGCCGTGAACGTGACGGTGCTGGGCGTGACCCTGCCGAAGGGGAACGCTTGA
- the nusB gene encoding transcription antitermination factor NusB has translation MTRRRERAAQPVGTRRAAREFAFRVLFEAEQGNAPLEAVFTRAEGAMREGDDTFPKLNEEALSFARQLVDGLKTRRAAVDDTLHRTIRGWSFEQMAQTDLNILRLATFELMYTPEPHPPVIESAVRIARKFGGEDSGRFVNGVLAGLSRSLNTAPRAVQGDEAEGGE, from the coding sequence TTGACCCGCCGACGCGAGCGGGCCGCCCAGCCCGTCGGCACCCGCCGCGCCGCCCGCGAGTTCGCCTTCCGGGTGCTCTTCGAGGCCGAGCAGGGGAACGCGCCGCTGGAGGCCGTCTTCACCCGCGCCGAGGGTGCCATGCGCGAGGGGGACGACACCTTCCCGAAGCTCAACGAGGAGGCTTTGAGCTTCGCGCGGCAGCTCGTGGACGGCCTGAAGACGCGCCGCGCCGCCGTGGACGACACGCTCCACCGCACCATCCGGGGCTGGAGCTTCGAGCAGATGGCCCAGACCGACCTCAACATCCTGCGGCTGGCGACCTTTGAGCTCATGTACACGCCCGAGCCGCACCCGCCCGTCATCGAGAGCGCCGTCCGCATCGCCCGCAAGTTCGGCGGCGAGGACTCGGGCCGCTTCGTGAACGGGGTGCTGGCTGGGCTCAGCCGCAGCCTGAACACCGCGCCCAGGGCCGTGCAGGGAGACGAGGCGGAGGGGGGGGAGTGA
- the folD gene encoding bifunctional methylenetetrahydrofolate dehydrogenase/methenyltetrahydrofolate cyclohydrolase FolD yields MTATTARVLAGPPAAEALLASVAARAARLPTPPTLVMVRLGDDPASVSYVRGKDRKAREVGLRSTVHALPAETSQAELLALIAELNADESVNGILVQLPLPPHVNEEAVLHAIDPRKDVDGFHPVNVGELWAGRPTLTPCTPAGIMFLLSHYGLPVARQRAVIVGRSHIVGRPMAALLLNADATVTVAHSRTVDLAAVTREADLLVAAVGRPHLITPDMVKPGATVIDVGINRVLGPDRRAHLTGDVHPDVAGVAGALTPVPGGVGPMTIAQLLANTVTAAERQPTR; encoded by the coding sequence GTGACGGCGACGACCGCCCGAGTCCTCGCCGGTCCGCCCGCCGCCGAGGCCTTGCTCGCCAGTGTCGCCGCCCGTGCGGCCCGGCTGCCCACACCGCCGACCCTCGTGATGGTGCGGCTGGGCGACGACCCCGCCAGCGTGAGCTACGTGCGCGGCAAGGACCGCAAGGCGCGCGAGGTGGGCCTGCGAAGCACCGTCCACGCCCTGCCCGCCGAGACGAGCCAAGCCGAACTGCTTGCCCTCATCGCGGAGCTGAACGCGGACGAGTCGGTCAACGGCATCCTCGTCCAGCTTCCGCTGCCGCCGCATGTCAACGAAGAGGCGGTGCTCCACGCCATCGACCCGCGCAAGGACGTGGACGGCTTTCACCCGGTCAACGTGGGAGAGCTGTGGGCCGGGCGTCCGACCCTGACCCCCTGCACCCCCGCCGGAATCATGTTCCTGCTTTCGCACTACGGCCTCCCCGTCGCCCGGCAGCGCGCGGTGATCGTGGGCCGCAGCCACATCGTCGGGCGGCCGATGGCGGCGCTGCTGCTGAACGCCGACGCGACCGTCACCGTCGCCCACAGCCGCACGGTTGACCTCGCGGCGGTGACGCGGGAAGCCGACCTGCTGGTCGCCGCCGTGGGCCGCCCGCACCTGATCACGCCGGACATGGTGAAGCCGGGGGCGACGGTCATCGACGTGGGGATCAACCGCGTTCTGGGCCCCGACCGCAGGGCGCACCTGACGGGCGACGTTCACCCGGACGTGGCCGGGGTGGCGGGGGCGCTGACGCCCGTGCCCGGAGGTGTGGGCCCGATGACGATTGCGCAGCTTCTGGCGAACACGGTGACGGCGGCCGAGCGGCAACCCACACGCTAG
- a CDS encoding divergent PAP2 family protein has protein sequence MNTSFDDLLGNRWLWTAVLSSTGAQVVKVLLILLVERRWRPAAAMETGGMPSSHSAMVSALSTGVALTQGLGSPLFAASAVFALIVMYDATGVRHSSGVQARLLNELIEELRAVVREGFAPLPLKVLLGHTYLEVLVGTLIGVGAGFVAFRVL, from the coding sequence GTGAACACCTCCTTTGACGACCTTCTCGGGAACCGCTGGCTCTGGACCGCCGTCCTCTCCTCGACGGGCGCGCAGGTCGTCAAGGTTCTCCTGATCCTGCTCGTCGAACGCCGCTGGCGCCCCGCCGCCGCGATGGAGACGGGCGGAATGCCCAGCAGCCACTCCGCGATGGTCTCCGCCCTCTCTACCGGCGTGGCCCTCACCCAGGGGCTCGGCAGCCCGCTGTTTGCCGCCAGCGCCGTCTTCGCCCTGATCGTAATGTACGACGCGACCGGAGTGCGGCACTCCAGCGGCGTGCAGGCCCGCCTCCTCAACGAACTCATCGAGGAATTGCGCGCCGTCGTCCGCGAGGGCTTCGCGCCGCTGCCCCTCAAGGTGCTCCTCGGGCACACGTACCTGGAGGTGCTGGTGGGCACGCTGATCGGGGTAGGGGCGGGCTTCGTGGCGTTCCGGGTGCTGTGA
- a CDS encoding class I SAM-dependent methyltransferase: MTTELNRNKLRVILGAGEQRWEGWIPTQREELDLLDRRTWEVWFGDRRADALLCEHVWEHLTEDEGRAAARLCFEFLKPGGFLRCAVPDANFPDPEYQRVVQVGGPGPANHPAADHKIVYDHRLFTDVFRSAGFTVDLLEYCDDEGRFHSHGWDVATGPIYRSLLLDHRNRDGRLGFVSLILDARKPLDAR; this comes from the coding sequence GTGACGACCGAGCTGAACAGGAACAAGTTGCGCGTCATCCTCGGCGCCGGGGAACAGAGGTGGGAAGGCTGGATTCCGACTCAGCGCGAAGAACTCGACCTCCTCGACCGCCGGACGTGGGAGGTGTGGTTCGGGGATCGGCGGGCCGACGCCCTGCTGTGCGAACACGTCTGGGAGCACCTGACCGAGGACGAGGGCCGCGCCGCCGCCCGGTTGTGCTTCGAGTTCCTGAAACCGGGCGGCTTCCTGCGCTGCGCCGTGCCCGACGCGAACTTCCCCGACCCCGAGTACCAGCGCGTCGTGCAGGTGGGCGGCCCCGGCCCGGCGAACCACCCCGCCGCCGACCACAAGATCGTCTACGACCACCGCCTCTTTACCGACGTATTCAGAAGCGCGGGCTTCACGGTCGACCTCCTCGAATACTGCGATGACGAGGGGCGTTTCCACTCCCACGGGTGGGACGTGGCGACGGGTCCAATCTACCGCTCCCTGCTCCTCGACCACCGCAACCGCGACGGGCGCCTCGGCTTCGTCTCCCTGATTCTCGACGCGAGGAAACCGCTGGACGCGCGGTAG
- a CDS encoding NADH-quinone oxidoreductase subunit 15, which translates to MAHASDGHLYAQWVELLGWLEAEAAARGLGFQKVADFPDYIYRMERPYDLPTTVMSVALLAGGHPLLVAAVSPRHVDLGGVSLRLMGGSKHWHLHAGERGLLEGKRPFTRERLGLILDGAMKGVA; encoded by the coding sequence ATGGCACACGCATCCGACGGGCACCTGTACGCGCAGTGGGTCGAACTCCTGGGCTGGCTGGAGGCGGAGGCCGCAGCACGGGGTCTGGGCTTCCAGAAGGTCGCCGACTTCCCCGACTACATCTACCGCATGGAGCGCCCCTACGACCTGCCCACCACGGTGATGAGCGTGGCGCTCCTGGCGGGCGGTCACCCCCTCCTCGTCGCGGCGGTCAGTCCCCGGCACGTGGACCTGGGGGGGGTGAGCCTGCGGCTGATGGGCGGGAGCAAGCACTGGCACCTGCACGCGGGCGAGCGCGGCCTCTTGGAGGGCAAGCGGCCCTTCACCCGCGAGCGGCTGGGCCTGATCCTCGACGGGGCCATGAAGGGCGTGGCGTAA
- a CDS encoding P-loop NTPase family protein, producing MRRVIVIGTTGSGKTTLARALAVRLKLPHGEQDAWNHLPDWQEAPLEQFRARVNAFTAQPAWVLDGNYAKARDLGWTRADTLVWLDYPAPLVFWRLLRRTVRRGLTREVLWNGNRERLGVNLLTRDGTLAWFFRTHGRRRRETPGLIAQFPHLRVVRLRSPREADCWLASLSPEAAPAPPPRPR from the coding sequence ATGCGGCGCGTCATCGTGATCGGAACGACAGGCAGCGGCAAGACGACTCTGGCGCGGGCTCTCGCGGTCCGGTTGAAGCTCCCGCACGGCGAGCAGGACGCCTGGAACCACCTCCCGGACTGGCAGGAGGCGCCGCTGGAGCAGTTCCGCGCCCGGGTGAACGCCTTCACGGCACAGCCCGCCTGGGTGCTGGACGGCAATTACGCCAAGGCCCGCGACCTGGGCTGGACGCGGGCCGACACGCTCGTGTGGCTGGACTACCCCGCCCCGCTCGTGTTCTGGAGGCTACTGCGGCGAACCGTGCGGCGGGGCCTGACGCGTGAGGTGTTGTGGAACGGCAACCGCGAGCGGCTGGGGGTCAACCTCCTGACCCGGGACGGCACCCTCGCGTGGTTTTTCCGCACCCACGGGCGGCGCAGGCGGGAGACGCCGGGGCTGATCGCCCAGTTCCCCCACCTGCGCGTGGTGCGGCTGCGCTCACCGCGTGAGGCCGACTGCTGGCTCGCCTCCCTCAGCCCTGAAGCAGCACCCGCCCCCCCGCCGCGTCCAAGGTGA
- a CDS encoding alpha-amylase family glycosyl hydrolase: MNWAAEAQHDHTPGYTERLGAGVGETVRIRVRTTLPVTGVKLKLVRVGEIELLPAGEVEVPGTEGRWFEAELPVHEGRVRYAWLLLFPDDHLNLTALGLHHSRRGFRNWFQYLAGHVAPEWAWRSVFYQIFPDRFRNGDPANDVRTGEYLYAGRPVEHAEWGTPITKSGDIHVHYGGDLQGVTQALPYLQDLGVNALWLTPIFVSPSNHRYDISDYRHVDPHLGGDAAWEELSAAAVGAGIRIVLDGVFNHMGNENVLFRAALASKDAPERALFTWRDEPGKPPYHAFFDVPTLPKIDYRNEFAVQEFFSGEASVVRHWLRQGAAGWRLDVAHMIGSGGTDEDNLPLHRALRAAAREERPDAYVFGERFYDPEHALDGRGEDGAMNYHGFGLPVMQWLGGETHLGEPSRMDGLELADILWDAYHALPPQVALSMFNLLESHDISRALRRVEGDRTRFLAAFTLLMGYAGVPCTYYGSEIGLSQHTRGQMPWCRESMPWDEAKWDQDLRARVRALIHLRRETHVLHEGNLRFLHAERDALAFLRESTHADGRAERAVVVASRRAGAHEVTLTLPAGEWRDGISGEVLGGGSVTLDAAGGRVLLQG, encoded by the coding sequence ATGAACTGGGCGGCAGAGGCACAACACGATCACACGCCGGGCTACACCGAGCGGCTGGGCGCGGGAGTCGGCGAGACGGTGCGAATCCGGGTGCGGACGACGCTCCCGGTCACCGGGGTCAAACTCAAGCTCGTGCGGGTGGGCGAGATCGAACTCCTCCCGGCGGGGGAAGTCGAGGTTCCGGGCACCGAGGGCCGCTGGTTCGAGGCCGAGTTGCCGGTCCATGAGGGGCGGGTGCGCTACGCCTGGCTGCTCCTCTTCCCCGATGACCACCTCAACCTCACGGCGCTGGGGCTGCACCACTCGCGGCGAGGCTTTCGGAACTGGTTCCAGTACCTCGCCGGACACGTCGCGCCGGAGTGGGCGTGGCGCAGCGTCTTCTACCAGATCTTTCCCGACCGCTTCCGCAACGGCGACCCCGCGAACGACGTGCGGACGGGCGAGTACCTGTACGCCGGGCGGCCCGTCGAGCACGCCGAGTGGGGAACACCGATCACCAAATCGGGTGACATCCACGTGCACTACGGCGGCGATCTCCAGGGGGTCACGCAGGCCCTCCCGTACCTGCAAGACCTCGGCGTGAACGCCCTGTGGCTCACCCCGATTTTCGTCAGCCCGTCGAACCACCGCTACGACATCAGCGACTACCGCCATGTCGATCCGCACCTGGGGGGGGACGCGGCGTGGGAGGAGTTGTCGGCGGCGGCGGTGGGGGCAGGCATCCGCATCGTGCTCGACGGCGTGTTCAACCATATGGGGAACGAGAACGTGCTGTTCCGGGCGGCGCTGGCGAGCAAGGACGCCCCCGAGCGAGCCCTGTTCACCTGGCGGGACGAGCCGGGCAAGCCGCCTTACCACGCCTTTTTCGACGTGCCGACCCTGCCCAAGATCGACTACCGCAACGAGTTCGCGGTGCAGGAATTCTTCAGCGGCGAGGCGAGCGTGGTGCGCCACTGGCTGCGGCAGGGCGCGGCGGGCTGGCGGCTGGACGTGGCGCACATGATCGGATCGGGCGGCACGGACGAGGACAACCTGCCGCTGCACCGGGCGCTCAGGGCGGCGGCGCGCGAGGAGAGGCCCGACGCCTACGTCTTCGGCGAACGCTTCTACGACCCTGAACACGCCCTCGACGGGCGGGGCGAGGACGGGGCGATGAACTACCACGGCTTCGGCCTGCCCGTCATGCAGTGGCTGGGCGGCGAGACGCACCTGGGGGAGCCCAGCCGGATGGACGGCCTTGAACTCGCCGACATCCTCTGGGACGCCTACCACGCCCTGCCGCCCCAGGTGGCGCTGAGCATGTTCAACCTCTTGGAGTCGCACGACATCTCGCGGGCGCTGAGGCGGGTGGAGGGCGACCGCACCCGCTTCCTGGCCGCCTTCACCCTCCTGATGGGCTACGCGGGCGTGCCCTGCACGTACTACGGCTCGGAGATCGGCCTCTCGCAGCACACACGCGGCCAGATGCCCTGGTGCCGCGAGAGCATGCCCTGGGACGAGGCGAAATGGGATCAGGACTTGCGGGCGAGGGTCCGGGCCCTCATCCACCTTCGCCGTGAGACGCACGTCCTGCACGAGGGGAATCTCCGCTTCCTGCACGCAGAGAGGGACGCCCTCGCCTTCCTGCGCGAGTCCACGCACGCGGACGGGCGGGCGGAGCGGGCGGTCGTGGTCGCCAGCCGCCGGGCCGGGGCGCACGAGGTGACCCTCACCCTCCCGGCGGGCGAGTGGCGGGACGGGATCAGCGGCGAGGTGCTTGGGGGCGGCTCGGTCACCTTGGACGCGGCGGGGGGGCGGGTGCTGCTTCAGGGCTGA